The genomic window TAAAAAAGTGTGGATACACTGAATTGAAGTGGATTCCAGTCTCCATGTGGACCACAATCAGtctctctgtttgtcagtgGACTGTTGTGGGGCCAGTTTGGTTCAGATGACACAGTACGGCTCCATGGGTGTCTGTGTTCCCAGGCAGCAGGGGAAACTGGCTCGGAGTCGCAGCCTCAGCTCCTTGTTGAACAGGCAGCTGATGATGGGGTTGGCTCCTGCCTGGGCGAAGCTCATCCACACGGCAATGCTCAGGTACAGCTGTGGGACCGGAGCCCCGCGCCAAAATATCCTAAGGTAGCAGGTGCTTATATAAGGTGCCCACATGATGAGGAAGGTCAGTGTGATCATGTAGAACATCTTACCGATGCGCTTCTCCATTTTGAACTCATCCAGCACCAGAAGCCTCCTGTTCCCAGGGTGAGTTGCTTGTCTGATGCCAACCAGCGTGGGAGGTGTGGGTCCACGGCCGAAGCCTGCAATCCAGTTGGCAGCGGCCTGCCCCGTGGCCCCAGGCCCATGGAAGGTCCAGCTCTGGCTGATGGCTGGGACCAACTGGGCTGGCTTCATTTTGCGGTGATCATACACGAAGCACAGCATCTTAATGTAAACCACATGTGTGGTCCCCACAATGACCAGCAGCATGAGCATGAAGCCCAGGGTGTCATTCACCTTCAGGTAGCGGTGCTCAAAGGTGCACTGCTCCTCCTCGCGGATGAACTTGTAGGTGCCGACGTCGAACACCGGGGGGAACGCCATGGCCAAGGAGAGCGTCCACGCCATGCAGATCACCGCCACGCACGTGCACAGATTCATCCGCTTGGAGTAGAAGCGGTGGTGCGCGATCGCCATGTAGCGGGTGACGCTGACGCAGAAGAGCAGGAAGGCGACGTGGAAACAGAAGAGCACCGACATGAAGGCGACGATCCTGCAGCTGAGCGCGCTGTACGGCCACGCGGAGCCACCGCCGATCGCTGCCATCACGAAGGGGAGACACACGGCGGAGCGCAGCACGTCCGCGGCGCACAGGTCCAGGAGGAAGTAGTAGGGAGCCTTGTGCAGCGAGCTgtccttcagcagcagcagcgacagcgaCGCGTTGCCCAGCAAACTGATGCCCATGATAAGAGCCAGCGAGGCCAGTTTGACCGCAGAGGCCGCGGACGCATAGTTGTGCAAGGACGCGCTGCTCTCCCCAAACTCACTCGTGTTTGCCATGTAGGTGCTGCGTATTCCCACATCCATACATCTACGAGCTCTGCTTTCCTGCCAGAGCTGAATGGAAAAGAGTTCCAGCGCAATTatccaccccccaaaaaacaaaacaataagtCAGATATGAATTCTGCTCAGACACAGCGGATCACATCAGTCGGTGTGCGCGCTTCATCACCTACAccaaaaagaacaacaatataaaaaagaagCACTAatatttcttccttttcttccgATCCTTCATCTCACAAGTGTCTGCCTCAGAAACCATCAGCGAGTGGTTCCATGCTCTGCGGGATGACAGCGGCAGAGACAGTCCGCAGGTTTACGCACCAACTCTTCTTCATAGCGGCGTCCGctcaacagaaaacac from Solea senegalensis isolate Sse05_10M linkage group LG4, IFAPA_SoseM_1, whole genome shotgun sequence includes these protein-coding regions:
- the gpr27 gene encoding probable G-protein coupled receptor 27; this translates as MDVGIRSTYMANTSEFGESSASLHNYASAASAVKLASLALIMGISLLGNASLSLLLLKDSSLHKAPYYFLLDLCAADVLRSAVCLPFVMAAIGGGSAWPYSALSCRIVAFMSVLFCFHVAFLLFCVSVTRYMAIAHHRFYSKRMNLCTCVAVICMAWTLSLAMAFPPVFDVGTYKFIREEEQCTFEHRYLKVNDTLGFMLMLLVIVGTTHVVYIKMLCFVYDHRKMKPAQLVPAISQSWTFHGPGATGQAAANWIAGFGRGPTPPTLVGIRQATHPGNRRLLVLDEFKMEKRIGKMFYMITLTFLIMWAPYISTCYLRIFWRGAPVPQLYLSIAVWMSFAQAGANPIISCLFNKELRLRLRASFPCCLGTQTPMEPYCVI